Genomic window (Anaerolineales bacterium):
CATCGGGAAAGAAACTGATCATCCGGGACTCGCCGCGCTCGAGGGCCGATTCGACGTGGCCGAGACAACCGCGCCGGTACACTGCGTGCAGCGGCTCGAACTCGCCGCCGCGGCGGGGGATGATCACATCGGCTTCCGCCGAGCGCGAAAGAAGGTAGCGCAGCAGGTTGGGCTGCAGAAACGGCATGTCGCAGGCCACCACGAGGACCGTATCCCCCCGCGCCGCCCGCAGCGCCGTGCGCAGGCCGACCAGGGCTCCCAAACCGGGTTGGGGATCGGAGGCGGTGGGCACGCCCAGGAAGGCATAGGCCTGCGGTCGGTTGGTGGTGATCCAGAGCTCATCCCCCAGGCTGCCGGCGCGATCGATGACATGCCGTACCAACGGCTTGCCCGCCAGCAGCAGGAGACCCTTGTCCTGACCCATGCGGCGAGACTGGCCGCCAGCCTGGATGACCACCGAGATCATGCGGGGATTGTACCAACCGCAGAATGCAGGGAGGCGGATGTTATAATGCCGCCCGAGGGGATCATGCCGAGTTTGGCGGAGGAACTCGACGGGCTGACCATAGAGGGCGTGCTGTACGAGCGCCTTGCCGAGAGTGCAGTCCGGTGCTTCGCCTGCGGCCACAACTGCTTGATCCGCGACGGTCGTCGCGGCGTATGCAAGGTGCGCTTCAACGCCGCCGGCGTCTTGTGGGTCCCCCATGGCTACGTCGCGGCCCTGCACAACGATCCCGTTGAGAAGAAGCCCTTCTATCACCTGCTGCCCGGTTCGAGCGCCCTGACGTTTGGGATGCTCGGCTGCGATTTCCACTGTGACTACTGCCAGAACTGGGTGACCTCGCAGGCGATGCGCGATCCGGCTTGTGAGGGTGTTGGCGCCTGTGTGCGTCCGATCAGCGCCGAGCAGGTGGTGGTGGCCGCCGTGCGCGCCGGGGCGGATGTCGTCGTGTCTTCCTACAATGAGCCACTGATCACCAGTGAGTGGGCGGTGGAGATCTTCCGCCGGGCTCAGCAAGTCGGCCTGATCTGCGCCTTCGTGTCCAACGGGAATGCCACGCCCCGCGCGCTGGAGTATCTGCGCCCGTACCTGACCGCCATCAAGATCGACCTGAAATCGATGAGCGACCGGACGTACCGCCGGCTGGGCGGGACCCTCGAGGCCACCCTATCAACGATCCGGCTGGCGCATGAGATGGGATTGTGGGTCGAAGCCGTGACATTGGTGGTTCCGGGCCTGAACGACAGCCCGGAGGAGTTGATGGATGCCGGCCGGTTCCTGGCGGGTGTCTCTCCCGACATCCCGTGGCACGTCACGGCTTTTCACGGGGATTATCGCATGACCGGCACGGAGAACACCTCGGTCGCTACGCTGCTACGAGCGGCCGAGATCGGTCAGGAGGCCGGGCTACGCTATGTCTATGGCGGCAACCTGCCGGGCTCCGTGAACGAGTATGAGACAACGTTCTGCCCGAGCTGCCGCCGTCCGCTGATCGAGCGCCGCGGCTTCGCCGTGCTCTCCTACTCCTTGACGCAAGAAGGCGCCTGCCCGGACTGCGGGGAGTCGATCCCCGGCGTTTGGGCGGCGCCGAGTCCGGGGCGAGAAGCGGCGGGCGCCGCCGGGGGCAGCCTGCGCTTGCGCCGGGCGGAATAAGGCACCTGGATGACCCCCGCCAACGACGAGTCCCCAGTGATCTTGTTGTTGACCTACGATCCCATGCCGGACCGCCGGGAGGCGTACTTCCGC
Coding sequences:
- a CDS encoding molybdenum cofactor guanylyltransferase — encoded protein: MISVVIQAGGQSRRMGQDKGLLLLAGKPLVRHVIDRAGSLGDELWITTNRPQAYAFLGVPTASDPQPGLGALVGLRTALRAARGDTVLVVACDMPFLQPNLLRYLLSRSAEADVIIPRRGGEFEPLHAVYRRGCLGHVESALERGESRMISFFPD
- the amrS gene encoding AmmeMemoRadiSam system radical SAM enzyme, with product MPSLAEELDGLTIEGVLYERLAESAVRCFACGHNCLIRDGRRGVCKVRFNAAGVLWVPHGYVAALHNDPVEKKPFYHLLPGSSALTFGMLGCDFHCDYCQNWVTSQAMRDPACEGVGACVRPISAEQVVVAAVRAGADVVVSSYNEPLITSEWAVEIFRRAQQVGLICAFVSNGNATPRALEYLRPYLTAIKIDLKSMSDRTYRRLGGTLEATLSTIRLAHEMGLWVEAVTLVVPGLNDSPEELMDAGRFLAGVSPDIPWHVTAFHGDYRMTGTENTSVATLLRAAEIGQEAGLRYVYGGNLPGSVNEYETTFCPSCRRPLIERRGFAVLSYSLTQEGACPDCGESIPGVWAAPSPGREAAGAAGGSLRLRRAE